GTCCTTTGGTTTCTCCTTACTACAAAACTCTTCAGGTAACTGAGCTTTCATAgacgaaattattttattcgcTGCAAAGAACTGTGATGGTGACGGGATGGACTGTAAACTGTCACTGCTGGGTGACTGTGTAGTCCTAGAGTCATTTAATGGACTTTTACGTTCTGATTTAGATTTCTGAGGTGTTTCGTTACTTTTGTTTTTACTTGCCGATACTTCAAGACTATCTTCATTCTTTGCTTCAGAATTTAGGACATTTCTTAAATGTGATAGTCTTGTATTAGCTAAGTTCTTTACAGGAGGTCGCTTACGTGATGTCTCTGCCGAACTAGAGCTACTTCTTGATGTAACAGTTTTTGGAGTACACTTTTTAGGAGTGCCTTTTTGGATTTTCGGTGTGCTGGTGCTTTGAGGAGTGTCAAACTTCCTTTTCCTCTCATTTTGTTTTGGACTTTCCTTGTTACTGGTACTACTGCTGGTCCCAGTAATACTAGTATTCCCAGTAACACTTTTGTTACTAATTTTACTGATATTACCAGATTTACTGTTGTTACTGTTACTGATGTTACTGCTAGAAGCGTCTGTTTTGTCTAAAAGCAAAAAGTGATTAAATAAATAGACAAATCACTCCACGACCCATATTatttatgcaaaagtgtgtttgtttgttgatttattggtttgtccttcaataactaCACAGCAGAGCAAGGGATTAACGtgattaaaaacctaattccacaggtacaaagttgcaggcatcagctagtgtataaaatattgtataaatCTCATAATTCATATCATACTCCTTTATCAAGCTCTACATATTGAACCTATACCCCCATGCAAGCTCAGAGAGTACAGTACTTCATCCTGTGAGAGTACAACACAATGTGTATAACACGGCTGTGCTATATGTATACTGCATGATGAGGCTGGTTATGCAACCACCTCCCTTCCTGTTGACAACTTCCATAGCCCAGTAAAGGGCATTGTGGTCTAACatataagtaaaaattaaattttatagtgATATTAAACCTTGTTTGGTCTTTTTCTTTGAAGTACTTTCTTCATTGCCATCGCTTTTTCGTTTAGCAACTTTCTTTGTAGTCTCTTCTCTCTTTCTCTTGTCCTGTTTGTTTAATATTTTCTCCTTATTACATGCCTTTTTTTGGGAATCGTCGTCATCCTTCGAAAAAGAACAAAATTTATTCAGTTGTAagcaatcacacaaaaaaaaatattatgtggtTTTTTAAAAGAATGCATTGTGcataaataaatagcaaaagaACCGTGATACGAGAGTAAAAACTATGCGAAAAAAATTACGAAATTCACCTGTGGTTGCGTCCATGAAGATTTTCCGGTTTTCCTATTAAAATAGTAGTTTCTCCCCGGAATCGACTTGGACTTACATAAAATCCATCCATCGGGTAGCTCTTGGTCTTTCTTTTTAGGTGATTCCATAACGGAAAACTTACGCCCTTTCGCTGATTttctttgtaaaatataaatagagaACAGTTGTGTTGATTAAATTTTGacataacaattttaaaactaaaagacAAAATTATAATGGCGGAGGGCGGATCGGAGAtttgctgcgcgattgcgggagaatgacagctacaatgtcacgatcgcaatcatctcttagtgctcgctcattattggctacaatgcattgttgcaacaagaatcgcacaaattcagccaatcaaaaggGCGCCCTACAGATCAGTTGTGCCAACGTAAACTTGCCGCTTGTCTATGATTATATTTAGACTTCCGACTACCCTTGCTTCTAgtctgatatattttaaaataacttcacCCGTAACAATACATCCCTTGATGAGTACTTGACACCacagatataatatgtaggtacttgaccttatttttttgttttctgcTCGAGTCTGTGGTTGACATCAATAAAGGTGATAAACCCTCACGAtttgaaaggccttaaaggtCTGTtttccagggccgtaaaataaattttaaaataaaaaaaagtgataaaCAGCTGATCCGATACAAAAGCAAAATAACCTAAATTACTTTTCAAACGAATTTGCTGATATTAACTTTAATAAAACAATGGAGAGATTTAGCAAACTCGGCATAACTTTACGTAATAATTGGAAGAAATCCGTCTTTGGAGCTGTTGTCCTGTTATACGGAGCTGCTACAGCCAAAGAAAAATACGAGTaagagataaaaataataatttacttgaaTGAATACAACGAAAGAATCTTTTTTATTGGTGAGTGGTGACAAAACATTCTCAAATTGGCCTCAGtccaattttatcaaaattagttTGATTGTTTTTATAGCTCGAGGGGTTGTAAAGCCAAAGCGGCAATGGGTAGGGttcatagttcgaaaaaccgatagacgttgggggtcACAAGGTGATAGAATTGCGACCTCGCACCCGGAAGCGCCACGTTaaaagacctcccactaggtggacagactacATCAAACAAATTTTAAAGACCCGCTAGATTCGAGTGACGCAAGATtatggcgcgtggaagtccctacaaaagacctatgtgtccagcagtggacgtctgtcggttgataataatgattttatttaagtttttcgGCATCAACCggtaccactaggctatcgcagcttttcttaagcactaggctatcacagcctttcttaaccactaggctatcacaggtttTCTTAACCTCTAGACCATCACAGCttttcttaaccactaggctatcacagctttccttaaccactaggctatcacagcttttcttaactactaggctatcattgttttataattaaagtgcaccaacaataatattaaaaggtttttatttaaatttgcaCTTCTTGTTTCCAGAATAAACATCCTGATGCGTGCAGCATGTAAGGAAGCAGTCAAATATGGTGACACACTTATACCAATGGAGAGAAACCCCACCCTGGTCACTGTTATACTTAACCCTGTGGCAAATAAACGGAAAGCGAagaaggattttgagaaatactGTGAACCATTGCTGCATCTTGCTGGATTGCAGGtgaataaatgttatttacattataactACCAACATTGTTTGCTATGGAACATTAAAAAGTGAAGTTTAGAAATTTTTTCCAtagataaaatttatatttcctCCTTTGTGGGGCACAGCCAGCAACTCTAACATAGAAATACTACAGCAATATCAAAACTCAGTCTTTCGCACAGTACTCAATGCCCCGTGGTTTACTAAAACAATTGAAATACACGAATATCTTGCAATGCCCACAATCAGAGAAGAAATATTTATGCTAAGAAACACAAGGCCAGGCTTGAAGTCCAATCAAATAGTCTGGCAGTGTCACTTACCACATGCAGCAGAGTTAGTAGGCTGAAAAGAGCCACAATAGAAAAACTGTTTTGTGCACATTAAGGCCATCAAAAGaattatgagaagagtttctcGATGGAGTGACCTTCTCCGAACCCTAAATCTCATTAAAGTCCATtcaatgactgattgcagatagctttgaaatattttaaaaaaaatcctcctTTAATTGGAACTTCTCAATCTTCCAGGTGGATGTTATCCAGACAACATCAGAAGGGCATGCTAAGGAGATAGTGGAGACGCTGCGCGGTACTGAGGCTATTATTGTCGCAGGCGGTGATGGTACATTATCCGAAACTGTTACAGGTAAGATAAGAGCTAGCGTACCATTTACCacgtaaatttccgtacgtttttttatacaaaatctgtgaactatagaactgcaTATATGAGCGTGCActccggaattaattccgcatcaGAGTTTAgatgatttaaattcaaatttaacgatGTTAAAACGCACCACAACTCGCCGCCACGCAGTGCGCTCTCTCTCTTGCAGTCTGCGATTGGACTGCTGGCATCTTGCAAAACTGGAAGTTGGATGTTTTCAATTTTGATCACACATGACCCACCCAGTTAACAACTTGACTTGACCTATACCTAGGCTACACATCTCTCCAATAACGAAAAGTGTGAATAAATGACGTGAATTCAGAGGGTTCATCTGCCTTAAGAGGTGTTCCACAAGGCTCAATCTTGGGTCCCTTTTTATTTTTGGTGTATAATAATGACGAATTTACAAACGACATTagtatagtgcgcgcaaaagaACTAGTCCAATCTGAATTTGCAACGAGGTGGTTTGGGCAGGTCATAGACAGAATAAAtgattaaatacacaagcccggctgagatttgtttttgtacaatgcctcatgttcagattggactacttgttatACGCGCACTATAACCCATCTTTTCGATTCCACCAGGCTTACTCCGACGTAACGATGAAGCTAACAGATTCCCACTGGGCATACTTCCACTCGGTCGAACCAACAGTCTCGGGAACAGTCTTTTCCAAGGTGGTGAAGGCGTAAACAGAGTCAAGCAACTAATACAAGCATGCATGGCTATTATAGAGAATAATACAACTTGGAAAAACGTTATGAAAATCGAGCCTTTGCCAAAAGAAAACGAAATTCCAAATAAGCCGATTTATGCCCTATCATCTATAGAATGGGGAGCATTCCGTGACACTATAGCCAAAAAAGACAAATACTGGATCTATGGACCATTGCGTGAATATGTATCCTACATTTTTAACGGTTACAAAGATTCTTTATCTTGGAACTGTAGTGGTACTTTAAAGTATACCCCGCCTTGTGCTGGATGCAGTAATTGTTTACAAAAGAAACAGGAAATTAAAAGGAAATGGGCATTCTTCATGCCTGCAACACAAGCGGCTCAACAGATTGATCTGACGAATATTGTTAACCCCGAATGTGCGATGACTAACGAACTATGCTTCAAAACGTGTGATTTTAAACTAAAACCGAAAGTCAATGATGGTTTACCAATGTTAAGTGTTGGTTTGGGGAAAAATAAGTACAGTTATATAGAATTTGTCTCAGATGGATGGAGACGAATTAAGGGCGGTGATACAACACCAGAAGCTGTTAAAGCAAGGACGGTGGAACTGCAGCCGTTGGAAACCAACCCTGACTTGGTATTAGCGATTGACCATGAAGAATTTGATGTGAAACCCGTGAAAATAACTCTGTTACCGAATATGGTTAAGTTTTTCTGTAAGTCTGAAGTAAAAGATGTATAAACATATCCatgtgtttttatttatgtgaaactagatgttaaaaatcccgtaggaagtctttggttttccaggaGGATAAAAGTAGAGTATGTCTTTCCACagaatataagctaactctgtaccaaatttcatcaaaatctgttaaactgttgggccgtgaaaagctagcagacagacagacacactttcgcatttataatataagtatggaagtatggactagcttatgctcagaacttcatccgcgtggactatataagTTTCAAgaccctattttacacccttaggggttgaattttcaaaaatcctttcttagtggacgacttcgttataatagctatgaAATTCGCCATTTcggatttttataatttgttgttgttataacggcaatagaaatagacGCTCGGTGAAAA
The nucleotide sequence above comes from Maniola hyperantus chromosome 8, iAphHyp1.2, whole genome shotgun sequence. Encoded proteins:
- the LOC117984205 gene encoding acylglycerol kinase, mitochondrial-like isoform X2 → MRAACKEAVKYGDTLIPMERNPTLVTVILNPVANKRKAKKDFEKYCEPLLHLAGLQVDVIQTTSEGHAKEIVETLRGTEAIIVAGGDGTLSETVTGLLRRNDEANRFPLGILPLGRTNSLGNSLFQGGEGVNRVKQLIQACMAIIENNTTWKNVMKIEPLPKENEIPNKPIYALSSIEWGAFRDTIAKKDKYWIYGPLREYVSYIFNGYKDSLSWNCSGTLKYTPPCAGCSNCLQKKQEIKRKWAFFMPATQAAQQIDLTNIVNPECAMTNELCFKTCDFKLKPKVNDGLPMLSVGLGKNKYSYIEFVSDGWRRIKGGDTTPEAVKARTVELQPLETNPDLVLAIDHEEFDVKPVKITLLPNMVKFFCKSEVKDV
- the LOC117984205 gene encoding acylglycerol kinase, mitochondrial-like isoform X1 — its product is MERFSKLGITLRNNWKKSVFGAVVLLYGAATAKEKYEINILMRAACKEAVKYGDTLIPMERNPTLVTVILNPVANKRKAKKDFEKYCEPLLHLAGLQVDVIQTTSEGHAKEIVETLRGTEAIIVAGGDGTLSETVTGLLRRNDEANRFPLGILPLGRTNSLGNSLFQGGEGVNRVKQLIQACMAIIENNTTWKNVMKIEPLPKENEIPNKPIYALSSIEWGAFRDTIAKKDKYWIYGPLREYVSYIFNGYKDSLSWNCSGTLKYTPPCAGCSNCLQKKQEIKRKWAFFMPATQAAQQIDLTNIVNPECAMTNELCFKTCDFKLKPKVNDGLPMLSVGLGKNKYSYIEFVSDGWRRIKGGDTTPEAVKARTVELQPLETNPDLVLAIDHEEFDVKPVKITLLPNMVKFFCKSEVKDV